The nucleotide sequence ATTCTTATTCTTGAGCTACTTCATATACTAGGCTTGCcactaataattaaaaactgaccATATATAAGCGGTTGATGAAGATAGTTCTTCGTTCGTGTTGATACAAAACAATGAAGAAGAAACCAACAACTTCAATTTAATTCTACTATACCAACAAAGACCTACGATCAATTTTGATATCATGGTTGTTCTAGCCTACTAGCAAATTGAGAACTGAGATGATAATGGGAATTAAGATGTATTTAGTAAGAAGATGGAAACATTGACAAATGACAATCAAACTGAATCCTACTATAATACTACACGGGGTAAAGTTTGCTGTCTTTGATTTATTTATGCAACTAGCAGGTGCTTGAAAACCCTCCAATGTAAGCTCAACCTTGAAACAATGATTAAAAGCGAAGAATATTCTCCAACtcatatcataaaaaaaaagttcccCTAAAATAAGATACAAGttgaaagattaaaaaatacACATCTCCACTCACTAGACAGATAAAACTACAGCACTATAATATTATTGAATGTTACTGTTATCTTATCTAATCTCCtcttttacatattttcttttGGGATAAATCATCACAGCTCCACTCATAAACGCACACTTACAAAACATGGGAACCCTCCACTAATTAGATCAAACAACAGCACACGATAACATAATTCTTGAACGTTACTAGTGATCCTAAGACATCATATACTACTGTTCTCAATATCTAACCTCAGATTCTGTCTACAGACAAGTTACAAACAATGCATGCATGTTATCTATAAGACTATAACCAACAAAAACCATGGGTGGGCTAGGCCCATTGTATCCTTAACGTCAACGAGCCTATATTGGATTAGTTTCCTACCTTATCCTCTTCGACCGAATTTCAAAAGatatttttatagtatttttcTAGAAAGAGAATAATAATTCACTTTGTACGAGTCGCCAACGGATTGGACACGAAACAAAGTCAAATAAAGCCAACAGTAACGCGTCAACACGTGGACGGCGGATTACTCAAAACCACGTCAGGTACGGGTCCAAACCTACCCACTTGTCCCTTCACAAAATAAACCAACGAACCTTAGCTTCGGCTCCGAGCCTCgctttatataaataaaactctCCTCCCCTCATCTTCGTCACATCGTGTTTTGATCCTTATCAACTTGAGCGAGTTGCAGATATTTTCACAGGCCAAGGTAAACGATCTCGTCCTCTTCTGCTCGATCAGTTTCTCAAAACCGATAAtctcatcttcattgatgataatATGTGGTTTCCGGgaaagttttttgaaaaattcgaAGAAATGaagtgatcgatcgatcgatCTTCTAGCTTTCGATCTGTGTGGTGATCGTCGATCTAGCTAATAGCTGTTCGATTCTTCAAACAACCGTCACGTTTCTATATTTACGATCGATCGGAAGTTTATAGCTATGATCGGTTTGATTGATAGCTTCGCTTCCAGATCTGGAATCTCTCTACTTATGATTATGGAGTCAGATCTAACATCGGCGATTGATCGGAGTTTGTAGTTAACTGAATAGCTTTGATCGTAGTATTGATctgtttgattgattgattcatTTCCAGATCCGATGATGAATAGATCTATTCGTTTTAGCTGTTTTTGAATCGTCGATAGTTAACTGAATAGCTATGATCGTAGTATTGATCTGTttgattgatttgttttcagatcTGATGATGCATAGATCTATTCGTTTTGTGAATCGTCGAATCATTGATATCGATTCTTTTGGCTGTTGTTTGTGTGTGTGCACAGATCTAAGATCCGAGTTACAAAGCAAAATGGCGATGGTTTCAGGAAGACGTTCTACGCTAAACCCCAACGCGCCTCTCTTTGTCCCAGCAGCCGTTAGACAAGTGGAAGATTTCTCTCCGGAGTGGTGGCAGTTGGTGACGACCTCGACTTGGTACCATGACTACTGGATCAGCCAGCACCAAGGAGCTGACGGATTCTACGACAACGGAGAGAGTCAAGAAGTCGATGTAGCTGATCTTCTTCCGGAGTCGTTTGATTTCGATGACATTGAAGATGTCTTCGAATCCGAGTTTGATCATCAAGGTTACGGTGGATATGTTGGACAACAGATGTATCATGCACCTTCTGACTTTGGTTAGTTACTTTAAATCAGCTCTCTATCCCGATGAACAGAGTTGGAGACTGATTGTTGTTGTGTGATCGTCAGGTTTAGGGAAGAATGGTGAGATGGTGAGGAAATCGAGTGGGAACAGGAGTCCTAGGTCGATTGTTGAACCGGCGAAGTATGCAGAGAAGCCAGCCAAATGGGGGAACCAGAAGGTTGCTCCACGAAACATTCACCAGCCTCGTTGAAGTGCAAAGTTAACTAGGCAGAGTATGTTGTATCTTTAGCCACTTGTACCTTtgtaatttttagtattttctgCTTTCCACAAGAGAGAGAACCTGTAACTTCTTTGTACCTTTATGATGTTCAGTCTCAAACTTgttatctcaaaaaaaaaatgtaaaaacataaaaaaattgtaaaatttgaaGAGAAATGAGTACTAGAGTTTCACACATGACCTCTTTGTAGATTCATTTGACAAAATGAAGTAAAGTACATTTCTAGACAGGCTTGTTCAAGCTCATTGGAacggttttggtttggtttattatATGCAATAGGCGATAGCTACAAGCACTAGTAGCCAAACTCAAAGGTAGATGCTTATTAGTTTCCCAGATCAGAGCTTGATTCTCATGAGTCATCAACAACCATAAGAAGGTAAAACTATCTTATCGAGGTTAGGCACAGATGCAAAAGGTCAGGATCCAGGAGAGTCAAATGTGTCATCGTCATCACCCAATCCATACAGTCATATTACAACAAACTCATCTTACAGGTCGGTTATGAATTATGAGACGAACCAGACCCGGAGAACATAATGTTCTCCGCAATTAGTAAATTACCCAATAAAAACGGGCCTTGAAGCTTAGAGTTTTTACTCGAGTCTTGGAGGCCGTAATATTTAGGATTAATATAATTCCCAAACCCAAGTGTGTGTTATGCACTTGAGCTTCGAGTTTCTCAGTTTGTTACCTCACTTTTTTAACCTGTAGAATTtcactttcttatttttttttgtctttgggTTCTATGGAAAATGTAGACACATTGTCGAACCTGATATCATCAGTAGATTATTATGCTAAAAACAATAGaaaattgaataattttatatagaaaaagaaaaaatattaatctgcTTTTTAGAGGGTAattttttcttacaattttaTGTATGTAAGCCACATGGCTTTCACTGATTAACCTAAGGATGATAAGTCTTAAcataaaacattagaaattagttACCATATATAATTGGCGTTACCAAAGTTGACTGATTTTCTTCTTCAGTTTTGGACTCAacataaatgttatttttcttattaCTCATTTCTTTTGCAAATGTATTTAGTATAAATTGTTATTCAAAGTCAAAgttcaaaaattagtttattaCCAAACTTTGCATTTAGtggagtatatattatatatttgctCTTATTTTATTGATGTTCctgaagattaaaaaaattacaagaaaGGCTAACTGACAAAACGGCTCCTTCTTTCAGTTTCAAGTATCATCTCTCTCTCACAACGTATACATTCATCCCTTGCGTTTCTTGCTGCATTCTCAGTTTCTCACATGGCGTCTGGTCTCTACTCCTCCTCAAAACCAtctctgtcttcttcttcatcatctttttCGTGGCTGTTCTTGCTATTGACCCTTCTTCCTCTCTCCTTAGCCTGCTTTGCCTTCCTCCTCCAGTGGCCAGGAGGAATCAACGATTGGTTTACTGATAACTATCCATTCCCAGGAATGTCCCCAATCTCCAAGAAAAGTTCTGACTCAGGCTGCGTTTCTCTTCTTGGTCAGAGCCATGCTACATCGTTTCCTTATCTCAAAGACTTGAATCTTGACCACAAGATTGATCTGAAACCTAAGGTTAGATCTCTTAAAACCATTCTTGTATTTTACTTaagataaaatatgataatcAAAGATGGTATgttttgtgttgtgttgtgttgtgttagaTATGTATAACTACCAGCACTTCAGCTGGATTAGAACAAACATTGCCATGGATATTCTATCACAAGGTCATTGGAGTTTCAACCTTTTATCTATTTGTTGAAGGCACTGCTGCTTCCCCAAATGTCTCTCGTGTTTTGGAGACTATTCCAGTGAGCTTTTCCAGAGTTCTTGATTAGTCATTATGTATCTTatgttccttctttctcacaatgaaatttttttttattttaagggtGTAAACGTTATATACAGGACAAGAGAACTCGAAGAAGAGCAGGCTAAAAGGTATTCTTGTGTCTTGTGTTTTTTCATTATGCTATTGATATATAtcatgggttttttttttttacttttgactatGATATAAGTCCTGTCATTATGTTATGAAATTTATTGGTTATTGATTGGTGTAATCTTGTGTGTTTACATCTTTGAATCTTGATCCATCAAGACTGCTCACCTCTAAAATGGTTCTCTTGTAGAGATGTAATCATAGATCAAATAATCTGAGAGGCTTTTATTTGCGTAATCTTTGTACTGGTCTAAAATGGTTCTTGCAAAAGATCAAATAACTTGAGAGGCTTCATCATATGTCTTTTTTTACAGCCGGATTTGGAATGAGACTTGGTTACATAAATTTTTCTACAAACCATGTAACTACGAGTTATTCGTCAAACAAAACTTGAATATGGAAATGGCTATCACCATGGCTAGGGTACTATGTTATACTTCATAGTAGTTTTGGACACATACATTTATAGTCATAGTCAACAGTTTTATCAGATTCTCTACTTTTTATAGGATGATGGTATTGACTGGATACTGCATCTGGACACTGACGAGCTTGTGCATCCTTCTGGAGCCAGTGAATACTCGTTAAGAAGTCTCTTCAGAGAGGTTCCTGCAGATGTGGACGCGGTTATCTTTGTAAATTACGTGagttagaaatatttttttaaaaatttctctaaaatagaagaaCTCTATTATACATATGGTTTACTCCAATGAATTTATAATAGagctttttatatttttaggaGAAATCTTTGAAAATTAAGTGAGTTAGTGGATACTTTGAGTTGGTTTTTAGTCTTTCTTCGGTTTGTTGATGTGAAGAAATTCACTTGTTTCAGGAGAGCAGTGTTGAGAGAGATGATATCAAGGAACCTTTCACTGAGGTACATAACATTGTATCATCATCTATAAGACTATAAACTAGCTGtcttgagtattttttttataacttttaggTGTCAATGTTCAAGAAGAACTATGAACATGTTCCAAGAGATGTCTACTTTGAAAACTTTAAAGAAGCAACTCATGGcaataaaaactattttctcACATATGGAAATGGAAAATCTGCTGCTAGGATTCAAGATCATCTACGTCCTAATGGTGCTCATCGATGGTATAACTACAAGAAGATCCCCAAGTATGTTCTCTTTGTCCTCCTCATTGACTTGGCTTATACTCTTATGGTTTCGTAATATGACattgatctctctctctattctttgTTGCGATTAGTTTCATTTACCTAGATGAAGCAGCAGTTCTGCACTACACTTACTCAAGATTTTCAGATCTTACTTCAAGACGCGACCGATGTGGATGCAAACCAACTAGAGAGGATGTCAAGAGATGTTTCATGCTAGAGTTTGACAGAGCAGTGAGTTTGgttttgatttgtgtttttttgtaatAGCTCTTggtcattaatttttttttgtttcatgcaAGGCATTCATCATTGCTTCATCATCAACTTCAGAGGAAATGCTTCAATGGTACAGAGAACATGTTGTATGGACTGATgaaaaactcaaactcaaacttCTCAAGGAGGGTATCCTGACTCGCATCTATGCACCAATGGTTATAATCCAAGAGCTAAGAGAAGCAGGTGTTTTCACCTCAGTGGTGACCTCAGCTCACATGTCTTTCTCAAACAAATCAAGCATTTCTAgagaatcatcatcatctcaagCAACTGTTAGGAAAGTGTTGGAGTTTGATGACACTAATGATCTTGTTTGTGAATCTAAAGTAGATTCAGCCGTACCACCTCAATCTCCTCCAAGTGTTTAAACTGAGTctgatgtaattttttttttttgcttggatttttatatacaaagagGAGGAATATTAGAGCAGGCTTTTGTGGATGGATCTCATTGGTCCATTCATATAAAAACTCTTATGTAGAATGCTTCTATTACAGGATCCAACAGTTTTATCATTCTTTATTTTTGGTCTTTGACATGAACATGTGTCTATAAACGGCGCGTGCGTGTACGCGCGTATTTGAGCGAGTGAAACTTCTACAAAGACACTCCTTTTTTGGCGGTTCTTTCTTACAGTGACCTTTTATCGATGAACAAGGTTCTTCAGTTAGGTCTCCAGAGCTCCGTCGTCCAAGCCGCCAAGTacgtgttcttcttcttcttcctcctcctgtTCAATGTTTAAGCCTTTTCTGTGTTGTTACCTTCTGATTCCTTTCTTACATTGGAACAAACCAAACCATTGATGTCGGATCTCTTCTGGGTTCTGTCTGAATTGCAAAAAGTTATAACCTTTTTCCAACTTTTGATGATTCTACTGAGTGAAAGTTTGTTACTTTTTCGATGATTATAGGTTTCTGGTGGTGGTGCCCTTTAGGAGCTTAAGATTTGGTTCATCAATCGTTAGTGTTAGAGTAGGAACAAGCAGTTTCAACAAGAGGCTTATGTCAAATGCTACATCAAAGTCTGTACCTTTATCCATCAACAACAGCAAGGGAAAGCCAATGAAGGTAGTGCTTCATCATTTCGCTTGTTCTGGTTACCTACTCATGTTTAATTGTTGGTTTTGATGTGTATAGCGAAGTGATAATGACATTGAGGCAATGACGGTTCAAGAACTTAGAGCCACATTGAGGCAAGCTTATGAgcctttctttatttatttttgttattcttTATGTGTACATTCAAATTCTTGTGACATTTGGAACGGTTGTGTATTCATTCATATTACAATGGGTTTTTTTATTGCATTATAGGAAACTTGGACTACCTGTGAAGGGACTCAAAaaggaacttatctcaactttaaaacttcatatgGACAACAGTTCACAAGGTATGTCCTTGCACACCAAGAACACACACTTTATCTCTATCTCATGTATGGAATGTAATAAGAAGGAATGTGGACTTGTTTgcattttagtttcaaaattgcTATAGCTTCTGATGTCATGTGAAGGCAGAACATACTTTTTGGTTCTGAGCTTGTTTATGTGTTACAGATGAAAGTTCTGGTGCAGAGAAAATGGAGACCACTTCATCCACCCTTTCAGAGAGTGTCACTATCAAAAGAAAAACCAGAAACCAGGAAGAGGCTGATGATGATTATTATGGCAATGACAATGGAGAGAAGAAAGTTAAACAGTCCACTGAGAAAAACTTGAAAGTGAAAGTTTCTTCAAAAGAGGAAGAAGCATCACTGACCATTGTCGTCTCATCCTCCAATCAAAGTGAACCGTGGACGGTACTTGCTCATAAGAAGCCTGAGAAAGACTGGAAAGCTTATAACCCAAAGACAATGAGACCTCCTTCTCTACCAGAAGGCACCAAGTCTGTGAAGATTATGACTTGGAATGTTAATGGACTGAGAGCATTGTTGAAGTTAGAGAGCTTCTCTGCTCTTCAGCTTGCACAAAGAGAAGATTTCGATGTGTTGTGCTTGCAGGAGACTAAAATCCAGGTCGCTACATAACATCTTAAGTAGTTTCTTCTCTAGATTTAATAACATCTATTGCAATCATAGCAGGTGAAGGATGTTGAGGAGATCAAGAAAGCACTTATTGAAGGCTATGATCATAGTTACTGGTCCTGCAGCGTCTCAAAACTTGGTTACTCTGGAACTGCTATTATCTCACGGGTAACATATCCATTTTATCTTATAtgccaaaaaaataaatgtaaatgtGTTCTCTAATCAAAGTTGGTCTATTGAAACAGATAAAACCACTCTCGGTTAGATATGGTACTGGTCTATCTGGATCAGACCATGACACGGAAGGACGCATTGTGACTGCAGAGTTTGAATCATTCTACTTGATAAACACTTATGTTCCTAACTCTGGAGATGGCTTGAAAAGACTGGTACTTCCTCAAATTTTAAGGCGTTTAAGTTTCTAAcagttttctttaattttaacaaaatgttTTTGGGGTTTTGAAGTCATACAGGGTTGAAGAATGGGATCGAACCCTCAGCAATTACATCAAAGTATGAAACTTTTCTTCAGGTTTCTTCATTTATTGTATTCTATCCGTTTCAAAATGATCTATGTTTTAGagtttcacatatattaagaaaaatagtaatttttgattataaatgtattgttttttGTGATCAACTATTTTCCCAATAGAAATTCATTAAtcacaattaattttataatttgcaaatatttacttaatcaaaaatgcattgaaaatattaaaaaatatatatctttttaaaacaatttttttctctaaaacatGATGTTTTTTTGGAACAGAAGAAGTATATTCTTGCTTACATAGACCTCAATGGCCTTTTTGCATGTGCAGGAGCTGGAGAAGACTAAACCTGTAGTCTTGACTGGTGATCTAAACTGTGCTCATGAAGAAATCGACATCTACAATCCTGCGGTAACTACAACTCAGATTCTTGTTTTTGGTGTCATTGAATAACATTTGAAAGTTATAATCACCTCTCTTTATGATTAGGGGAACAAAAGAAGTGCTGGTTTCACAATAGAAGAAAGACAATCATTTGGAGAAAACTTCTTGGAGAAGGGCTTTGTGGATACTTTTAGAAAGCAGCATCCTGGTGTTGTTGGTTATACTTATTGGGGTTATCGCAGTGGTGCACGCAAAACCAATAGAGGTAACTAAGTCTGCGTTAAAAAAAACTGTtgatagttatttggtttaataTTTGGATTGTTGAAACTAGTGAATTGGTGTGTGGAAACAGGATGGAGACTGGACTACTTCTTGGTGTCTGAATCGATTGCAGGCAATGTCCATGATTCTTACATTCTCCCTGATATCAGTGGCAGTGATCATTGCCCCATTGGCATTATTCTCAAGCTCTGATCTATTTCAGAGCTTCACTCTTCCATgctttttgttttggtgttttggaTTTGTTCTAAATGGTTATCAGCGACagagtttttttccttttctttcagTAAAGATATTACCTCAAACAGAACAATTAGTTCCTAGTATTGGCCAATATATGCTTATGATTTACTTTCATTGCGCTTCTTGTTTACTAGTTCATTGTAAATAAATgccaaaaataaatagaaatcaaTCTATCAAATTGAGTTGAGAATACAGAAACAACATGTAAGAAATCttctttaattaaaaaaaataagaacaagAGTTGGGATATACTCCATTATTCCAAAATAAGATACATGCAAACTAGCTGCAACCTCTCTCAACATATCATCATACAATATCGAATGATGTGAGAGCCTCAAGATCTTGCTCCAGGGTTTGATCGGACCGTTGTCTTCATTTTCATGTTCTGCGCAGTGTGCGCATATCATTACAGTAAACTCCTTTCTCGCTCCCCATGCACATAGTCTTTCTCTTAATGTCTTTAAAACTCTGTACGCTACTTTTCCACGTTCTATACTTGAGCACCAACACTTGTGCTTTAGAGAAATTTGTGAAGGGTTTTACTTATGTCAGCAAAGGGAGAACTACAAGAAACTGAGTTACACAAAGCTGTCTATGCCATTAGTTAGATCCTATGCGCATGCATGCAGATGCATGCATTTGCCTGGCGAAAGGGCCTCAACAGTCAACATGACTTGGGGTTATACGGACGGCTAAAAATAGCTTATACGATCATTTCAACCATTATTTGTTGGTTTATCTGTACGTTTGTATAATGATTTTATTCTTAATAACAGACAATATATTTgttaaatagaaaagaaaacgtTGCACTAACTTTATTATGCTTTTCTTccctatttttatttatttcatataaaaagGACTTGTCCACTTGCTATGCCTCAAACTTGCAAGAGATCAAATCAAGGcattatataactttttttttgaaacacacatTTTCTCTTTTCACTTTAAGCCACAAAAGTAGCAAACCCACAGATAGTCAACcttttgttctttatttatttattaatcttaCATAGCAGCAACGGAGGCAATAATGGGTTGAGAAGACTTGTCACTGGCACTGGACTGAGAAGACTTGCCATTAGCAAGGCCGTTGCAGACGTCAAAGCCGTACCAAACACCGTTTGGCAAGAAGAGGTTAAAGTAGAAAGTGACTGATCTGATGGATGAGCCGTAGATCTTAACGTTCTCTGGTTTCCAGCCGTCGGATCCTTGCCTGAGTAGGTGGAGATAACATACGTCACGCATACACGGTCCCGTTATCTTGTATGTGTCCGAAGAACACCTTTCAAATGCCCTAGACTTTGGATCGTCTAGTCTCTTCACGAATACCTGATCACCCAAGAAATGATGTTTATTTACTTTTGAAAGGGTTAAAGATATATTCACTTCTTTCCCCTAATCTATCACACAAAAACAAAGACCATGTGACGAAATTTCTAGATTAACACCTTTTTAATGTTTTGAATATGCATTATcgtatatttagttttaaaagtcATATATactctatttttaatattttaagaagCTAAGCCAAATACTCATAAATTCACATTCTAAAGCAAAAGTCCTTACCAATCAAATCATAATCAAaacttttgacaaaaaaaatcgaaattttagatctaaattttctcaaatttgATGAGAATCTTGAAGACCAATCATATACAGAGAATTAtgtgattaaaattttgattgattACAGATTTATTTTCCATAGAATTAAATCTGATTTATGGGTATATTGTAGATCCAA is from Brassica napus cultivar Da-Ae chromosome A4, Da-Ae, whole genome shotgun sequence and encodes:
- the LOC106447547 gene encoding protein EARLY RESPONSIVE TO DEHYDRATION 15-like, with protein sequence MAMVSGRRSTLNPNAPLFVPAAVRQVEDFSPEWWQLVTTSTWYHDYWISQHQGADGFYDNGESQEVDVADLLPESFDFDDIEDVFESEFDHQGYGGYVGQQMYHAPSDFGLGKNGEMVRKSSGNRSPRSIVEPAKYAEKPAKWGNQKVAPRNIHQPR
- the LOC106447548 gene encoding DNA-(apurinic or apyrimidinic site) endonuclease, chloroplastic is translated as MNKVLQLGLQSSVVQAAKFLVVVPFRSLRFGSSIVSVRVGTSSFNKRLMSNATSKSVPLSINNSKGKPMKRSDNDIEAMTVQELRATLRKLGLPVKGLKKELISTLKLHMDNSSQDESSGAEKMETTSSTLSESVTIKRKTRNQEEADDDYYGNDNGEKKVKQSTEKNLKVKVSSKEEEASLTIVVSSSNQSEPWTVLAHKKPEKDWKAYNPKTMRPPSLPEGTKSVKIMTWNVNGLRALLKLESFSALQLAQREDFDVLCLQETKIQVKDVEEIKKALIEGYDHSYWSCSVSKLGYSGTAIISRIKPLSVRYGTGLSGSDHDTEGRIVTAEFESFYLINTYVPNSGDGLKRLSYRVEEWDRTLSNYIKELEKTKPVVLTGDLNCAHEEIDIYNPAGNKRSAGFTIEERQSFGENFLEKGFVDTFRKQHPGVVGYTYWGYRSGARKTNRGWRLDYFLVSESIAGNVHDSYILPDISGSDHCPIGIILKL
- the LOC106447549 gene encoding glycosyltransferase-like At2g41451; this encodes MASGLYSSSKPSLSSSSSSFSWLFLLLTLLPLSLACFAFLLQWPGGINDWFTDNYPFPGMSPISKKSSDSGCVSLLGQSHATSFPYLKDLNLDHKIDLKPKICITTSTSAGLEQTLPWIFYHKVIGVSTFYLFVEGTAASPNVSRVLETIPGVNVIYRTRELEEEQAKSRIWNETWLHKFFYKPCNYELFVKQNLNMEMAITMARDDGIDWILHLDTDELVHPSGASEYSLRSLFREVPADVDAVIFVNYESSVERDDIKEPFTEVSMFKKNYEHVPRDVYFENFKEATHGNKNYFLTYGNGKSAARIQDHLRPNGAHRWYNYKKIPNFIYLDEAAVLHYTYSRFSDLTSRRDRCGCKPTREDVKRCFMLEFDRAAFIIASSSTSEEMLQWYREHVVWTDEKLKLKLLKEGILTRIYAPMVIIQELREAGVFTSVVTSAHMSFSNKSSISRESSSSQATVRKVLEFDDTNDLVCESKVDSAVPPQSPPSV
- the BNAA04G23950D gene encoding embryo-specific protein ATS3A; the encoded protein is MIRLAISLFLFVLFSVTSARSFVTTRPGPVDSFLPKPKLEGAKVCSYTVIIKTSCSSVSYTRDKISVAFGDVYGNEVFVKRLDDPKSRAFERCSSDTYKITGPCMRDVCYLHLLRQGSDGWKPENVKIYGSSIRSVTFYFNLFLPNGVWYGFDVCNGLANGKSSQSSASDKSSQPIIASVAAM